Proteins encoded together in one Lathamus discolor isolate bLatDis1 chromosome 3, bLatDis1.hap1, whole genome shotgun sequence window:
- the LOC136010043 gene encoding steroidogenic acute regulatory protein, mitochondrial-like → MCWDAAFSQKQPCSCIMLQATIKLCCGIAHDHLRHLPGLKTTAIAAIQKDTTELMVRRSHHLSSRIPSCAQRLMGKETACHEPAGDTSPSQFSSVDFSYITQGEAALQHALSILQQHTSWRAEMTLDNGATMSSAALPGLGKVFRAEVVLPMPVARLHRELFERIEQMPQWNPAISTVKVLQRIGTDTLVTHEVTAPSPGNLVGQRDFVSVRHRGRKETAIYLVGTATHIEKLPLQEGCIRAESQLSCIVLQPLAGDPSRTHFTWLLSMDLKGWIPKSVINRVLPQSQADFIKHLGRHLSTTACP, encoded by the exons ATgtgctgggatgcagcattcTCCCAgaagcagccctgctcctgcatcaTGCTGCAGGCCACCATCAAGCTGTGCTGTGGCATCGCCCATGACCACCTCCGCCACCTGCCCG GGTTGAAGACAACAGCCATTGCAGCGATACAGAAGGACACAACAGAGCTGATGGTAAGAAGGTCCCATCACCTGTCTTCCAGAATTCCTTCTTGTGCTCAGAGGCTGATGGGGAAGGAGACAG CCTGCCATGAGCCAGCTGGAGATACCAGCCCCAGCCAGTTCTCCAGCGTGGACTTCTCCTACATCACCCAGGgagaagcagccctgcagcatgcactgagcatcctgcagcagcacaccagCTGGCGGGCAGAAATGACACTG GACAACGGGGCCACCATGTCCAGCGCTGCCCTCCCTGGGCTGGGCAAGGTGTTTCGAGCTGAAGTGGTCCTGCCTATGCCAGTGGCACGGCTGCACCGGGAGCTGTTTGAGAGGATTGAGCAAATGCCCCAGTGGAACCCAGCCATCAGCACGGTAAAG GTGCTGCAGCGCATTGGGACGGACACGCTGGTGACACACGAAGTCACTGCTCCCAGCCCAGGCAACCTGGTGGGCCAGCGGGATTTTGTCAGCGTGCGGCACCGCGGGAGGAAGGAGACAGCCATCTACCTGGTGGGCACTGCCACCCACATTGAGAAGCTGCCCCTACAGGAAGGGTGCATCAG GGCCGAGTCCCAGCTGAGCTGCATAGTTCTGCAGCCACTGGCAGGGGACCCCAGTCGTACCCACTTCACCTGGCTCCTGAGCATGGACCTGAAG GGCTGGATCCCCAAGTCTGTCATTAACCGTGTCCTGCCGCAGTCCCAAGCAGACTTCATCAAGCACCTTGGCCGGCACCTCTCTACCACTGCATGCCCTTGA